The Haloplanus salinarum genome includes a region encoding these proteins:
- a CDS encoding bile acid:sodium symporter, producing the protein MTPRTLLARGRNVVLVVAAAALGTWFPQLAGVGSFTLPIVAFLVYISLRDVDPRSLASGVPLRALTVGLAVSYAVLPAGAFLLGPVLATPEHRVGLYVVSAVPITAGSSIVWTRLSDGDVELAALVAVTSIVLSPVVTPPVLSALVGSTVALSPGSVVSNLLFIVGGGVGLRVVVPDDALSASQLDAGARASIAVLVYAGVAGVDPGRVTADLPLLSVTTATLLLVGFVASVGLCLLCGLAPGVRSAVFFSGSLKNLGVSLLVVDVLGMPAATVVVVVYYVLQQVVGALAADLLFPWPGDEPSESTV; encoded by the coding sequence ATGACGCCGCGAACGCTACTCGCCCGGGGTCGCAACGTCGTGCTCGTCGTCGCCGCGGCGGCGCTGGGAACGTGGTTCCCGCAACTCGCCGGCGTCGGTTCGTTCACCCTCCCCATCGTCGCCTTTCTCGTGTATATCTCCCTCCGTGACGTCGATCCGCGTTCCCTCGCGTCGGGCGTCCCGCTTCGTGCCCTCACGGTCGGTCTCGCCGTCTCCTATGCGGTGCTCCCGGCGGGAGCGTTCCTCCTCGGTCCCGTCCTGGCGACGCCGGAACACCGGGTCGGACTGTACGTCGTCAGTGCCGTGCCGATCACGGCGGGCAGTTCGATCGTCTGGACGCGACTCTCGGACGGCGACGTCGAACTCGCCGCCCTCGTCGCGGTTACGTCGATCGTGCTCTCGCCCGTGGTCACGCCGCCGGTGCTGTCGGCGCTCGTCGGCTCCACGGTGGCGTTGTCCCCCGGTTCGGTGGTGTCGAACCTCCTGTTCATCGTCGGTGGGGGTGTGGGTCTGCGGGTGGTCGTGCCGGACGACGCGCTCTCGGCGTCCCAGCTCGATGCCGGTGCGCGCGCGTCGATCGCCGTCCTCGTGTACGCCGGCGTCGCCGGGGTCGACCCCGGGCGGGTGACGGCGGACCTGCCGCTCCTGTCGGTGACGACGGCGACCCTCCTCCTCGTCGGCTTCGTCGCGAGCGTCGGACTCTGTCTCCTCTGTGGACTCGCTCCGGGCGTTCGCTCCGCGGTGTTCTTCTCCGGGAGCCTGAAGAACCTCGGCGTCAGCCTGCTCGTCGTGGACGTCCTCGGGATGCCGGCCGCGACGGTCGTCGTCGTGGTCTACTACGTCCTCCAACAGGTCGTCGGGGCACTGGCCGCGGACCTGCTGTTTCCGTGGCCGGGCGACGAGCCGTCCGAGTCCACCGTCTGA
- a CDS encoding TRAP transporter substrate-binding protein, whose amino-acid sequence MVDSSISRRKVLQTVGGSVSVGALAGCAGGGGGGSEGDGGEMTTTAQASQDQDSYTLNLAESATQESAHYRGTELLAETIEENSDGRISVDVVCCQNAGGPPEITSSVNSGTLDMGVSAVNNLANLTDAWLFVQLPYLWSDHENLYGFWSENYGDGGRGEVVERVHEAVYEDLPNIEILDYWGSNGGSMRHMHFSDDSTPVVPTDGSGQGIRVTESPIEGSTVGNWNFSSTPVAWSETTSAMQQGVVQGIHIHYWWLYASGMFEEINYTVETQTQDSPAILHINSDSWGRLPSDLQEVVTSSVAEVTPQQIEMDLEQGAEAKRMIQEENSEIEIYSPTDSELEEWQQVTEPTYDEWLGEDGVPEEFVTSALEFQDHDVPGVEL is encoded by the coding sequence ATGGTTGATAGCTCCATTTCGAGGAGAAAAGTACTGCAAACGGTCGGTGGATCGGTCAGCGTCGGTGCCTTGGCGGGCTGTGCGGGTGGCGGCGGTGGCGGTAGCGAGGGCGACGGTGGCGAGATGACGACGACCGCACAGGCGTCCCAGGACCAGGACTCCTACACGTTGAATCTCGCGGAGTCGGCCACCCAGGAGAGCGCCCACTACCGTGGGACCGAGTTGCTCGCGGAGACCATCGAGGAGAACTCGGACGGCCGGATCAGCGTCGACGTCGTCTGTTGTCAGAACGCCGGCGGTCCGCCGGAGATCACGAGTTCCGTCAACTCCGGAACGCTCGATATGGGCGTCTCGGCGGTGAACAACCTCGCGAACCTGACTGACGCGTGGCTGTTCGTCCAACTCCCGTACCTCTGGTCGGACCACGAGAACCTCTACGGCTTCTGGAGCGAGAACTACGGCGACGGCGGACGTGGGGAGGTCGTCGAACGGGTCCACGAGGCCGTCTACGAGGACCTCCCGAACATCGAGATCCTGGACTACTGGGGGAGCAACGGCGGGAGCATGCGTCACATGCACTTCTCGGACGACTCCACGCCGGTCGTCCCGACCGACGGGAGCGGCCAGGGGATCCGGGTGACCGAATCCCCCATCGAAGGCTCGACCGTCGGGAACTGGAACTTCAGTTCGACGCCCGTCGCGTGGTCCGAGACGACGTCGGCGATGCAACAGGGCGTCGTCCAGGGCATCCACATCCACTACTGGTGGCTGTACGCCTCGGGGATGTTCGAGGAGATCAACTACACCGTCGAAACACAGACCCAGGACAGTCCGGCGATCCTGCACATCAACTCCGACTCGTGGGGCCGGCTTCCCAGCGACCTCCAGGAGGTGGTCACGTCGTCGGTCGCGGAGGTCACGCCCCAGCAGATCGAGATGGACCTGGAACAGGGTGCCGAGGCCAAGCGCATGATACAGGAGGAGAACTCGGAGATCGAGATCTACAGCCCGACGGACAGCGAACTCGAGGAGTGGCAGCAGGTCACCGAGCCGACCTACGACGAATGGCTCGGGGAGGACGGCGTTCCCGAGGAGTTCGTCACGAGCGCCCTCGAGTTCCAGGACCACGACGTCCCGGGCGTGGAGCTGTAA
- a CDS encoding TRAP transporter large permease subunit, protein MSTDTRVKTGLQQSLGRIEPGIDQVERWLRLVLKWASICGLIGIAVAINLNVVARYAFGFSFGWANPLSVVLDLYVTYVGGAVAYYVGDHVSVSYLYRKFSDRVRRSLTMINNGLILVLGVAMLWFGSQLALNQSSSQHALLGVSLFWTQLPLAVGGLYVSVESTRRIVEAAGEDLEANSVGAIGTFLAFSAVALALYAVGLPLPRNAVLEVGLVFVALIAMILLNVPVAFGMALSTLLFLLVFPNSLDILQPLLVVQQMGQAIGGFSILAIPMFIYAGRLMTATGITRRIIDFANLLVGRLRAGLSHVNVVTSMLFAGISGSAVADTAAVGSVLIPAMKEEGYDSGYASAITCSSSIIGPIIPPSIIMIVFAITIPEVGVSALFIAGVVPGILFGLGLMVATYAIGWRTDWERVPEVDSADRPSAGEALSITRDALLALVMPVIIVGGILSGVFTPTEAGAVAVGYTLLVGVFVYDEMDLESFVEASYSTVTMAGVTLFIIGAARPITYLMAIKSVPEAVGSALFALTQHPTALILLIVGILAVLAMFIESIANILLWAPVFTPLVVRVGGDPLHFAVVMIMTLAMGMITPPLGVTLFVAAPIADTDIETITKNLVWFFLVEAVVLLSVILFPEIALWLPRALGYA, encoded by the coding sequence ATGAGTACGGATACGCGCGTCAAGACCGGACTCCAGCAGAGCCTCGGGCGGATAGAGCCGGGTATCGACCAGGTCGAGCGATGGCTTCGGCTGGTACTCAAGTGGGCGTCGATCTGTGGATTGATCGGTATCGCCGTCGCGATCAACCTCAACGTCGTCGCGCGGTACGCCTTCGGGTTCTCCTTCGGCTGGGCGAACCCGCTGTCGGTGGTCCTCGACCTCTACGTCACGTACGTCGGCGGTGCGGTCGCGTACTACGTCGGCGATCACGTGAGCGTATCGTATCTCTACCGGAAGTTCTCCGATCGGGTCAGGCGCTCGCTCACGATGATCAACAACGGCCTGATCCTCGTCCTCGGCGTCGCGATGCTGTGGTTCGGCTCGCAGCTCGCCTTGAACCAGTCGAGTAGCCAGCACGCGCTGCTCGGCGTCTCGCTGTTCTGGACCCAACTCCCACTCGCGGTCGGCGGGCTGTACGTCTCGGTCGAGTCGACACGGCGGATCGTCGAGGCGGCCGGGGAGGATCTGGAGGCGAACTCGGTGGGTGCGATCGGCACCTTTCTGGCGTTCTCGGCCGTCGCACTGGCGCTGTACGCGGTGGGCCTCCCGTTGCCTCGGAACGCCGTCCTGGAGGTCGGGCTGGTGTTCGTCGCGTTGATCGCCATGATCCTGCTGAACGTGCCGGTCGCCTTCGGGATGGCGCTCAGCACGCTCCTCTTTCTCCTCGTGTTCCCGAACTCGCTCGATATCCTCCAGCCCCTGTTGGTCGTCCAGCAGATGGGCCAGGCCATCGGCGGCTTCTCCATCCTGGCGATTCCGATGTTCATTTACGCCGGTCGCCTGATGACCGCGACCGGGATCACGCGGCGCATCATCGACTTCGCGAACCTCCTCGTCGGCCGACTGCGGGCGGGGCTGTCACACGTCAACGTCGTGACCAGCATGCTCTTTGCCGGCATCTCGGGGTCGGCGGTGGCCGACACGGCGGCCGTCGGGAGCGTGCTCATCCCCGCAATGAAAGAGGAGGGATACGACAGCGGGTACGCCTCCGCGATCACTTGCTCGTCTTCGATCATCGGCCCCATCATTCCCCCGAGCATCATCATGATCGTCTTCGCTATCACCATCCCCGAGGTGGGTGTGAGTGCCCTGTTCATCGCCGGGGTGGTCCCGGGGATTCTCTTCGGTCTCGGGCTGATGGTAGCGACGTACGCCATCGGTTGGCGAACCGACTGGGAGCGCGTCCCCGAGGTCGACAGCGCGGACCGTCCCTCGGCCGGCGAGGCGCTGTCGATCACCCGGGATGCCCTGCTCGCGCTCGTCATGCCGGTCATCATCGTCGGGGGGATCCTCTCGGGGGTGTTCACCCCGACGGAGGCGGGCGCGGTGGCGGTCGGCTACACCCTCCTCGTCGGCGTGTTCGTCTACGACGAGATGGATCTGGAGAGCTTCGTCGAGGCGTCGTACAGCACCGTCACGATGGCGGGGGTGACGCTGTTCATCATCGGCGCTGCCCGACCAATCACGTATCTCATGGCGATCAAGTCCGTGCCCGAGGCCGTCGGGAGCGCCCTGTTCGCCTTGACCCAGCACCCGACGGCGTTGATCCTGCTGATCGTGGGAATCCTCGCCGTCCTGGCGATGTTCATCGAATCGATCGCCAACATCCTCCTCTGGGCGCCGGTGTTCACGCCGCTCGTCGTCCGGGTCGGTGGCGACCCGCTCCATTTCGCCGTCGTGATGATCATGACGCTGGCGATGGGGATGATCACGCCACCGTTGGGGGTGACCCTGTTCGTCGCGGCGCCGATCGCCGACACCGACATCGAGACGATAACCAAGAACCTGGTGTGGTTCTTCCTCGTCGAGGCCGTCGTGTTGCTGTCGGTGATCCTGTTCCCGGAGATCGCCCTCTGGCTCCCCCGGGCGCTGGGGTACGCGTGA
- the aroA gene encoding 3-phosphoshikimate 1-carboxyvinyltransferase codes for MDVELTRSRVGGRARAPPSKSYTHRAILAAGYSDGAAVADPLVSADTRATMRTVEAFGGRVDRATGDRRLDVEGFDGRPGVPEDVIDCANSGTTMRLATACAALADGLTVLTGDGSLRSRPQGPLLDAVEQLDGRAESTRDNGQAPLVVGGGVDGGTVSIPGDVSSQYVTALLMAGAVTEAGITIDLETELKSAPYVDITLEVLAAFGIEATETADGYRVPGGQAYGRDAAYAVPGDFSSMSYLLAAGAVAGGDDGVVVEGARPSAQGDSAIVDVLERMGADVTWDREAGEITVRESDLSGVEVAVGDTPDLLPTIAVLGAVADGETRIVDCEHVRYKETDRVSAMATELEKLGAAVTEEHDVLTVHGGDSRLRGATVAGHDDHRIVMALSVAGLVAGGTTTVEGADHVDISFPGFFDVLYDLGAELEEHER; via the coding sequence ATGGACGTGGAACTCACGCGGTCGCGCGTCGGCGGCCGGGCGCGCGCCCCTCCGTCGAAGAGCTACACACACCGGGCGATCCTCGCGGCGGGGTACAGCGACGGTGCCGCCGTCGCCGATCCGCTGGTGAGCGCGGACACGCGCGCGACGATGCGGACCGTCGAGGCGTTCGGCGGCCGCGTCGACCGTGCGACCGGCGACCGCCGCCTCGACGTCGAGGGGTTCGACGGCCGCCCCGGCGTCCCCGAGGACGTGATCGACTGCGCCAACAGCGGGACGACGATGCGGCTCGCGACGGCGTGTGCGGCCCTCGCCGACGGATTGACGGTGCTGACCGGCGACGGCTCGCTCCGCTCGCGGCCCCAGGGACCGCTGCTCGACGCCGTCGAGCAACTGGACGGCCGCGCGGAGAGCACCCGCGACAACGGGCAGGCGCCGCTCGTCGTCGGCGGCGGCGTCGACGGCGGCACGGTGTCGATTCCGGGCGACGTCTCCTCGCAGTACGTCACGGCGCTGTTGATGGCTGGTGCCGTGACCGAGGCGGGGATCACCATCGACCTGGAGACGGAGCTGAAGTCGGCGCCCTACGTCGACATCACGCTCGAAGTGCTGGCGGCCTTCGGGATCGAGGCCACGGAGACGGCCGACGGCTACCGGGTGCCCGGCGGGCAGGCGTACGGCCGGGACGCAGCCTACGCGGTACCCGGCGACTTCTCGTCGATGTCGTACCTGCTGGCCGCGGGGGCGGTCGCCGGCGGCGACGACGGGGTCGTCGTCGAGGGTGCCCGGCCGAGCGCCCAGGGCGACAGCGCCATCGTCGACGTGCTGGAGCGGATGGGTGCGGACGTGACCTGGGACCGGGAGGCCGGCGAGATCACGGTCCGGGAGAGCGACCTCTCGGGGGTCGAGGTGGCGGTGGGCGACACCCCCGACTTGCTACCGACGATCGCCGTCCTCGGGGCCGTCGCGGACGGCGAGACGCGAATCGTCGACTGCGAGCACGTCCGGTACAAGGAGACCGACCGCGTGAGCGCGATGGCGACGGAACTGGAGAAGCTGGGTGCCGCCGTGACCGAGGAACACGACGTGCTGACGGTCCACGGCGGCGACTCGCGACTCCGCGGGGCGACCGTCGCGGGCCACGACGACCACCGGATCGTGATGGCGCTGTCGGTGGCGGGACTGGTCGCCGGGGGCACGACGACCGTCGAGGGTGCCGACCACGTCGACATCTCCTTCCCGGGGTTCTTCGACGTGCTTTATGATCTCGGGGCCGAACTGGAGGAGCATGAACGGTAA
- the aroC gene encoding chorismate synthase yields MNGNRFGRLFQLTTYGESHGDAMGVVVSGCPAGVELSTEDIQRDLDRRKPGQSMITTSRGEPDEVRIQSGLQDGYTTGTPLGMVIENKDARSGKYEPFVTAPRPSHGDFTYSAKFGTRNWGGGGRSSARETVNWVAAGAVAKRVLEASDHDVRIKAHVSQIGDVEAPEVTFEEMLEHSEENEVRCAHPETAEEMREVADQHQTAGDSIGGAIYFECRGVPRGLGAPRFDGVPARLAQAMYSIPAVNDFEYGIGREARTTTGGEYNEDWEFDGNGDPTPVGNDHGGVQGGITTGQPIYGEVTWHPPVSIPKSQRTVDWETREEKEIQVVGRHDPVLPPRAVPVVEAMLYCTVLDFMLLGGRINPDRIDDRPGEYDTDYHPRSPENVDD; encoded by the coding sequence ATGAACGGTAACCGATTCGGTCGTCTGTTCCAGCTGACGACCTACGGCGAGAGCCACGGCGACGCGATGGGGGTCGTCGTCTCCGGCTGTCCCGCCGGGGTCGAACTCTCCACCGAGGACATCCAGCGCGACCTGGACCGACGCAAGCCCGGGCAGTCGATGATCACGACCAGCCGCGGCGAACCGGACGAGGTGCGCATCCAGAGCGGCCTGCAGGACGGCTACACGACGGGGACGCCGCTGGGGATGGTCATCGAGAACAAGGACGCCCGCTCGGGCAAATACGAGCCGTTCGTCACCGCGCCGCGCCCGAGCCACGGCGATTTCACTTACTCCGCGAAGTTCGGCACGCGCAACTGGGGCGGCGGCGGGCGGTCCTCGGCCCGGGAGACGGTGAACTGGGTCGCCGCCGGCGCCGTCGCCAAGCGGGTGCTCGAGGCCTCGGACCACGACGTGCGGATCAAGGCCCACGTCAGTCAGATCGGCGACGTCGAGGCCCCCGAGGTGACCTTCGAGGAGATGCTGGAACACAGCGAGGAAAACGAGGTGCGGTGTGCCCACCCCGAGACGGCCGAGGAGATGCGCGAGGTGGCCGACCAGCACCAGACGGCCGGCGACTCCATCGGCGGCGCCATCTACTTCGAGTGTCGGGGCGTCCCCCGGGGACTCGGTGCGCCACGGTTCGACGGGGTCCCCGCCCGACTCGCGCAGGCGATGTACTCCATCCCGGCCGTCAACGACTTCGAGTACGGTATCGGTCGCGAGGCGCGGACGACGACGGGGGGCGAGTACAACGAGGACTGGGAGTTCGACGGGAACGGCGACCCGACGCCCGTCGGCAACGACCACGGCGGGGTCCAGGGCGGCATCACCACCGGTCAGCCGATCTACGGCGAGGTGACCTGGCATCCCCCTGTGTCCATCCCGAAATCCCAGCGGACCGTCGACTGGGAGACGCGCGAGGAAAAGGAGATACAGGTCGTGGGCCGGCACGACCCGGTCCTGCCGCCGCGGGCCGTCCCCGTCGTCGAGGCGATGCTCTACTGTACGGTACTGGATTTCATGCTCCTCGGCGGTCGGATCAATCCCGACCGGATCGACGACCGGCCGGGCGAGTACGACACCGACTACCACCCACGGAGCCCCGAAAACGTCGACGACTGA
- a CDS encoding DICT sensory domain-containing protein gives MVADVPQSSIRDFFADLADASASLVTVNRTRPEPVRDLLADAFATQSVELSERTLPTDGDDLLALRKDGEIAAISSLDRVMQSYLLVNADQFRTSTRAFDDDVPAVLTNLDETLFDLRGYPASNKEKLLLVLISRHIERMAYEAGEGTIRSTFQRLSRLVDEFGTRQVYERLSGRTLDVHVYGVPDESPTWLDATIHRGTSDEYRNSWCVVYRPANGATADGPRSAALVANQYEPNRWRGFWTYDPERVARIDDYLERAF, from the coding sequence ATGGTCGCCGACGTCCCACAGTCGAGCATCCGCGACTTCTTCGCCGATCTGGCGGACGCGTCGGCGTCGCTCGTCACGGTCAACCGAACCCGCCCGGAGCCCGTTCGGGACCTTCTGGCGGACGCCTTCGCCACGCAGTCGGTGGAGCTGTCGGAGCGGACGCTCCCCACGGATGGCGACGACCTACTGGCGCTGCGCAAGGACGGTGAAATCGCCGCGATCTCGTCGCTCGATCGGGTGATGCAGTCGTACCTGCTCGTGAACGCCGACCAGTTCAGGACGAGTACGCGGGCGTTCGACGACGACGTCCCCGCGGTGTTGACGAACCTGGACGAGACGTTGTTCGACCTCCGGGGGTATCCGGCCTCCAACAAGGAGAAACTCCTCCTGGTGTTGATCTCGCGGCATATCGAACGGATGGCCTACGAGGCCGGCGAGGGGACCATCCGGTCGACCTTCCAGCGGCTCTCCCGCCTCGTGGACGAGTTCGGCACCCGGCAGGTGTACGAGCGCCTCTCAGGACGGACGCTCGACGTCCACGTCTACGGCGTGCCCGACGAGTCGCCGACGTGGCTCGACGCGACGATCCACCGCGGCACCAGCGACGAGTACCGCAACTCGTGGTGTGTGGTGTACCGCCCGGCGAACGGGGCGACCGCCGACGGTCCGCGGTCGGCGGCGCTGGTCGCCAACCAGTACGAACCGAACCGCTGGCGGGGGTTCTGGACGTACGATCCGGAGCGCGTCGCGCGGATCGACGACTACCTCGAACGCGCCTTCTGA
- a CDS encoding 2-oxoacid:acceptor oxidoreductase subunit alpha: MTDHELMWRIAGGSGDGIASTSQNFAKALMRAGLHVFTHRHYPSRIRGGHTYTEVRAKPEPVRSRGDGFNCLLALGDSFARNPQEGAYYGDEEVKPLSENLDELNEGGVIVYDTGLLDSDDIPNFDQRVEENDWHVYPLNLREIARDHGREVMRNTAGVGATAALLGIDLQYFEELMAESMPEDILEPNTEILHYTHDMVKEEFEFTHDLRVPEGNHDEEQVLLSGSDTIAYGALDEGCRFIAGYPMTPWTEVFTIMSQALPEVGGISEQVEDEIAAAALALGASHAGVKAMSGSSGGGFALMSEPLGLAEMSETPVVLVEAMRAGPSTGLPTKPEQADLEHVLYTSQGDSNRVVLAPGTVAEAYEQSRLAFQLAYGYNIPVILLYDQKLGGELMNVPASHFDREPNPDLGAVTTEEELEEAPHGPGGKFHRYRYDAEDGVSPRSIPGQKGGHFLVTGNEHNPAGHIDEDPTNRVTQVERRMSKLDGVREFLDDKNTQTYMGPEGADYGLITFGSQQGTVREAVDRLNEAGHSVKGIGVSDMMPYPVEEMTEFLESVDEALVVEMNASGQFRGLTQKELGRFGDKLSSLLKYNGEPFEPAEIVAGFEASIEGQDVPDQQTTYVPAAGD; the protein is encoded by the coding sequence ATGACTGATCACGAACTCATGTGGCGGATCGCTGGTGGGTCGGGCGACGGTATCGCATCGACCAGCCAGAACTTCGCCAAGGCCCTGATGCGAGCGGGGCTCCACGTCTTTACGCATCGACACTATCCGTCGCGGATTCGCGGCGGTCACACGTACACCGAGGTACGAGCCAAGCCCGAGCCGGTACGCTCCCGGGGTGACGGGTTCAATTGCCTGCTCGCGCTGGGTGACTCGTTCGCACGCAACCCCCAGGAGGGCGCCTACTACGGCGACGAGGAGGTGAAGCCGCTCTCGGAGAACCTCGACGAACTCAACGAGGGCGGGGTCATCGTCTACGACACCGGCCTGTTGGACAGCGACGACATCCCCAACTTCGACCAGCGGGTCGAGGAGAACGACTGGCACGTCTACCCGCTCAACCTGCGCGAGATCGCACGGGACCACGGACGGGAGGTCATGCGGAACACCGCCGGCGTCGGGGCGACGGCCGCCCTCCTCGGCATCGACCTCCAGTACTTCGAGGAGCTGATGGCCGAGTCGATGCCCGAGGACATCCTCGAACCCAACACGGAGATCCTCCATTACACCCACGACATGGTGAAAGAGGAGTTCGAGTTCACCCACGACCTCCGGGTCCCCGAGGGCAACCACGACGAGGAACAGGTGTTGCTCTCCGGGAGCGACACCATCGCCTACGGTGCCCTCGACGAGGGCTGTCGGTTCATCGCGGGCTACCCGATGACGCCGTGGACCGAGGTGTTCACCATCATGTCCCAGGCCCTGCCGGAGGTCGGCGGCATCTCCGAACAGGTCGAAGACGAAATCGCGGCCGCCGCGCTCGCGCTCGGGGCCTCCCACGCCGGCGTCAAGGCGATGTCCGGATCCTCCGGCGGCGGCTTCGCGCTGATGTCGGAGCCACTGGGACTGGCGGAGATGTCCGAGACGCCCGTGGTGCTGGTCGAGGCGATGCGTGCCGGCCCCTCGACGGGCCTGCCGACCAAGCCCGAACAGGCCGACCTCGAACACGTGCTCTACACCAGCCAGGGTGACTCGAACCGCGTCGTGCTGGCGCCGGGGACGGTCGCCGAGGCTTACGAGCAGTCGCGGCTTGCCTTCCAGCTCGCCTACGGCTACAACATCCCGGTGATCCTGCTGTACGACCAGAAGCTCGGGGGCGAACTGATGAACGTGCCCGCGAGCCACTTCGACCGCGAGCCGAACCCCGACCTTGGTGCGGTGACCACCGAGGAGGAACTGGAGGAGGCTCCCCACGGTCCCGGCGGGAAGTTCCACCGCTACCGCTACGACGCCGAGGACGGCGTCAGTCCGCGGTCGATCCCCGGGCAGAAGGGCGGTCACTTCCTCGTCACTGGCAACGAACACAACCCGGCCGGCCACATCGACGAGGACCCCACCAACCGGGTCACGCAGGTCGAGCGCCGGATGTCGAAACTCGATGGCGTCCGTGAGTTCCTCGACGACAAGAACACGCAGACGTACATGGGCCCGGAGGGGGCCGACTACGGTCTCATCACCTTCGGGAGCCAGCAGGGCACCGTCCGGGAGGCGGTCGACCGCCTCAACGAGGCCGGCCACTCGGTGAAGGGGATCGGCGTCAGCGACATGATGCCTTACCCCGTCGAGGAGATGACCGAGTTCCTGGAGAGCGTCGACGAGGCGCTGGTCGTCGAGATGAACGCCTCCGGACAGTTCCGGGGGCTGACCCAGAAGGAGCTCGGCCGGTTCGGCGACAAGCTCTCCAGCCTCCTGAAGTACAACGGCGAACCGTTCGAACCCGCCGAGATCGTCGCGGGCTTCGAAGCGAGCATCGAGGGGCAGGACGTCCCCGACCAGCAGACGACCTACGTCCCGGCGGCAGGTGACTAA
- a CDS encoding thiamine pyrophosphate-dependent enzyme, with protein sequence MSAFSAIGEDREIDREEFTPTLEPQATWCPGCGDFGVLKALKQAMPEVGRNPDEVLLVTGIGCSGKLNSYFESYGYHSIHGRSLPIARAAKLANPELEVIAAGGDGDGYGIGGNHFMHTARENHDMTYIVFNNEIFGLTKGQTSPTSPKGHKSKTQPHGSAKDPIRPLSLALTSGASYVARTAAVNPNQAKEILVEAMQHDGFAHVDFLTQCPTWNKDARQYVPYIDVNDNDDYDFDPTNKEEAAAMATEAEQSLYEGEVLTGRFYVDADRPSYSEEKQAIGEMPEEPLAERYFDDDYEWERTHDLLLDRHK encoded by the coding sequence ATGAGTGCATTCTCAGCCATCGGTGAGGACCGCGAGATCGACCGCGAAGAGTTCACGCCCACCCTCGAACCACAGGCGACGTGGTGTCCGGGTTGTGGCGACTTCGGCGTCCTGAAGGCGCTGAAACAGGCCATGCCCGAGGTCGGCCGCAACCCCGACGAGGTACTGCTCGTCACCGGGATCGGCTGTTCGGGCAAGCTCAACAGCTACTTCGAGAGCTACGGCTATCACTCGATTCACGGGCGCTCGCTCCCCATCGCGCGGGCGGCGAAACTCGCCAACCCCGAACTCGAAGTGATCGCCGCCGGCGGCGACGGCGACGGCTACGGGATCGGCGGGAACCACTTCATGCACACCGCCCGCGAGAACCACGACATGACCTACATCGTCTTCAACAACGAGATCTTCGGCCTCACGAAGGGGCAGACCTCGCCCACGTCGCCGAAGGGCCACAAGTCGAAGACCCAGCCCCACGGGAGCGCCAAGGATCCGATCCGCCCGCTGTCGCTGGCGCTGACCTCCGGGGCCTCCTACGTCGCGCGGACGGCGGCGGTCAACCCGAACCAGGCCAAGGAGATCCTCGTCGAGGCGATGCAACACGACGGGTTCGCCCACGTCGACTTCCTCACCCAGTGTCCGACCTGGAACAAGGACGCCCGGCAGTACGTCCCCTACATCGACGTCAACGACAACGACGACTACGACTTCGATCCGACGAACAAGGAGGAGGCCGCCGCGATGGCCACCGAGGCCGAGCAGTCGCTCTACGAGGGCGAGGTGCTCACGGGTCGGTTCTACGTCGACGCCGACCGTCCCTCCTACTCCGAGGAGAAGCAGGCCATCGGCGAGATGCCCGAGGAGCCCCTCGCCGAGCGGTACTTCGACGACGACTACGAGTGGGAGCGGACCCACGACCTGCTTCTCGACCGACACAAGTAA
- the lrpA1 gene encoding HTH-type transcriptional regulator LrpA1, whose protein sequence is MGTTATERRILSVLEEDAQASYGEIADRAGVSKPTVRKYIQQMEDEGVIVGYSAEVDPKKLSGQSIAIVGIEVESERYVEVTRALKSLDAVEALYTSSGDHMLMAEVRAPDGDALGEVINDDILDLDGITATHPSFLQERLK, encoded by the coding sequence ATGGGAACGACAGCTACGGAACGTCGCATCCTCTCCGTACTCGAGGAGGACGCCCAAGCCTCCTACGGGGAGATCGCGGACCGCGCCGGCGTCTCGAAACCGACGGTCCGGAAGTACATCCAACAGATGGAAGACGAAGGGGTCATCGTCGGCTACTCCGCCGAGGTCGATCCCAAGAAACTCTCGGGGCAGTCCATCGCCATCGTCGGTATCGAGGTCGAGAGCGAGCGCTACGTCGAGGTGACGCGGGCGCTGAAGTCGTTGGACGCCGTCGAAGCCCTCTACACCTCTTCCGGGGACCACATGCTGATGGCGGAGGTGCGCGCGCCCGACGGCGACGCCCTCGGCGAGGTCATCAACGACGATATCCTCGACCTCGACGGCATCACGGCCACACACCCGTCTTTCCTGCAGGAACGGTTGAAGTGA